A window of Primulina tabacum isolate GXHZ01 chromosome 4, ASM2559414v2, whole genome shotgun sequence contains these coding sequences:
- the LOC142543388 gene encoding uncharacterized protein LOC142543388: MGTEVLRPQNLLGERFRVPPAPFHRRRNFSGNGNLTNLIVKRKPNNGAGYKKISPKPEKKRFNPATEAKKSNSAETRRKDDVTDGGGPMMGPVTLLKRGESLDSLTSKIKGGSFNVNYQDLKPVDDLAVCGTGRIGPDSPGMMPKQIRLQPSTDGYAGSAFSMSPSPRSLPLPSFFKKHVKYGEVKLFDDSATRDLRRLLRLDLK, translated from the coding sequence ATGGGAACGGAGGTTTTGCGGCCGCAGAATTTGTTGGGTGAAAGATTCCGGGTTCCGCCGGCGCCGTTTCATCGTCGGAGAAATTTTTCTGGGAACGGGAATCTGACGAATTTGATTGTTAAACGGAAGCCGAATAACGGCGCCGGTTACAAGAAGATTTCTCCGAAGCCGGAGAAGAAAAGGTTCAACCCGGCTACAGAAGCGAAGAAATCGAATTCAGCAGAGACACGGAGGAAAGATGATGTCACCGACGGCGGCGGCCCCATGATGGGGCCGGTGACGCTTCTGAAAAGGGGCGAATCGTTGGATTCCCTCACTTCTAAGATCAAAGGAGGAAGCTTTAACGTAAATTATCAGGATCTGAAACCGGTCGATGATCTGGCAGTTTGCGGGACCGGTCGGATTGGGCCGGACTCGCCGGGGATGATGCCGAAGCAGATCCGTCTGCAGCCATCCACTGACGGGTATGCGGGATCAGCCTTTTCCATGTCTCCTTCACCTAGATCTCTGCCTCTACCATCGTTCTTCAAGAAGCACGTAAAATATGGCGAAGTCAAACTGTTCGATGATTCGGCTACAAGAGATTTGAGGCGTTTACTTCGTCTCGATTTAAAATGA